One part of the Moraxella sp. FZFQ2102 genome encodes these proteins:
- a CDS encoding hemolysin family protein — MSLFQNLLIIAALILTSSFFSISEIALAGARKIKLKLLAESGDERAEKVLKLQENSADFFATSQIGLNAVAILGGSVGEGALRPYFIDWIGMVYQGEWLESIAFFASFIIITLLFILYADLIPKRIAMINPERVALAVINPINLTIKAVKPLAWVINAIANLTFRIFKVNTDRDDNITFDDISAIVDAGAEAGVLMEQEQHFIENVFELEERTVPSSMTARDDVVFFTLGESEDSIRQKIADYPYSKFLVCNEHIDQVIGYVDTKDILVRLLNQQSFFQLNESTIRNVLIIPDTLTLSELLDKFRASNEKMAVVINEYALVVGLITLSDIMMTVMGDWASAEPEDQQIIRRDENSWFIDGITPIDDVKHALDIDEFPDWDHYETLAGFIMYRLRKIPRLADWVEHEGYKFEVVDIDHYKIDQLLVTRLAPKPEADD; from the coding sequence GTGAGCTTATTTCAAAATTTGCTGATCATCGCAGCCTTAATCCTAACTTCCAGCTTTTTCTCGATTTCAGAGATTGCACTGGCAGGCGCGCGTAAAATCAAGCTTAAGCTACTGGCAGAATCGGGCGATGAGCGTGCCGAAAAGGTGCTGAAGCTCCAAGAAAATTCTGCCGATTTTTTTGCGACTTCGCAGATTGGTCTAAACGCCGTCGCCATCTTGGGCGGTTCGGTGGGTGAGGGTGCGTTGCGTCCTTATTTCATCGACTGGATTGGCATGGTGTATCAGGGCGAATGGCTTGAGAGCATTGCGTTTTTTGCATCATTCATCATCATCACTTTGCTATTCATTCTCTATGCTGATCTGATCCCCAAGCGTATCGCGATGATCAATCCTGAGCGTGTGGCACTGGCGGTGATTAATCCGATCAATCTGACCATCAAGGCAGTCAAGCCGTTGGCGTGGGTGATCAATGCCATTGCTAATCTGACTTTTCGCATCTTTAAGGTCAATACCGATCGCGATGATAACATCACCTTTGATGACATCTCTGCCATCGTCGATGCTGGTGCTGAGGCAGGTGTGCTGATGGAGCAAGAACAGCATTTTATCGAAAATGTGTTTGAGCTTGAAGAGCGTACCGTGCCATCATCGATGACGGCGCGTGATGATGTGGTGTTTTTCACCCTTGGCGAGAGCGAGGACAGCATCCGCCAGAAGATCGCTGATTATCCGTATTCGAAATTTTTGGTGTGTAATGAGCATATCGATCAGGTGATTGGCTATGTCGATACCAAGGATATTTTGGTGCGTCTGCTCAATCAGCAATCGTTTTTTCAGCTTAATGAATCGACCATCCGCAATGTGCTGATCATTCCTGATACGCTTACTCTGTCAGAACTGCTGGACAAATTCCGCGCAAGCAACGAGAAAATGGCGGTGGTGATCAATGAATACGCGCTCGTCGTTGGCCTGATCACGCTGTCGGACATCATGATGACGGTGATGGGCGACTGGGCGTCGGCTGAGCCTGAAGATCAGCAGATCATCCGCCGTGATGAAAATTCTTGGTTCATCGATGGCATCACGCCGATCGATGATGTCAAGCACGCACTGGATATTGATGAATTTCCAGATTGGGATCATTATGAAACCTTGGCAGGCTTTATCATGTATCGCTTGCGTAAGATTCCACGCCTAGCGGACTGGGTGGAGCATGAGGGCTATAAATTTGAGGTGGTGGACATTGATCATTATAAGATTGACCAGCTGCTCGTGACCCGACTTGCACCAAAACCAGAGGCGGACGACTAA
- a CDS encoding YciK family oxidoreductase, with the protein MTKQTITHEQMRAFDYQADSLAGKIILVTGAGDGIGKVAALTYAKCGATVLLLGKAQSKLEAVYDEIENLGLAEPAILPLDLEKASFAQMQELANLIEKEFGHLDGVLHNAAILGALTPLEMYDPITFEQVMRVNSTAVFMLTQSLFPLLRAAASGSVVFTSSTVGHDLRPFWGAYALSKQSVEGMTTIFTQETQNMTALRFNCINPGATRTNMRAHAFPGEDPYTLKTPEEIMAVYVYLMTDAAAGVKGQVIDCQPK; encoded by the coding sequence ATGACAAAGCAAACCATCACGCACGAGCAAATGCGTGCTTTTGATTACCAAGCCGATAGCCTAGCAGGCAAAATCATCCTAGTCACCGGTGCGGGCGATGGCATTGGCAAGGTAGCGGCATTGACCTATGCCAAATGCGGTGCGACCGTGCTACTGCTTGGCAAGGCCCAATCCAAGCTTGAAGCGGTGTATGATGAGATCGAAAACTTGGGGCTTGCTGAGCCTGCGATTTTGCCACTGGATTTAGAAAAGGCCAGCTTTGCCCAGATGCAAGAGCTTGCCAATCTGATCGAAAAAGAATTTGGCCATTTAGATGGTGTACTGCACAATGCGGCGATTTTGGGCGCTTTGACACCGCTTGAGATGTATGATCCGATTACCTTTGAGCAGGTAATGCGTGTGAACTCAACGGCGGTATTTATGCTCACCCAGAGCCTATTTCCGCTACTGCGCGCGGCGGCAAGTGGTTCGGTGGTATTTACTAGTAGTACAGTGGGGCATGATTTGCGTCCGTTTTGGGGAGCGTATGCACTCTCCAAGCAGTCTGTAGAGGGCATGACTACCATCTTTACCCAAGAAACTCAGAATATGACCGCCCTACGCTTCAACTGCATCAATCCTGGGGCGACACGCACCAATATGCGTGCACACGCGTTTCCAGGTGAAGATCCTTATACGCTAAAAACCCCTGAAGAAATCATGGCGGTGTATGTGTATCTGATGACCGATGCCGCAGCAGGGGTCAAAGGGCAAGTGATTGATTGCCAACCGAAATGA
- a CDS encoding HAD family hydrolase, producing MKKLQAVLFDLDGTLIDTAPDFIRIIKDLCREDGREAPSDAAIREQVSAGARAMVKLIFGEKFADVADDDPELLNYRQVFLDRYQADICVDSQVFAGLDQLLISLENQGVPWGIVTNKPRYLAEELLAKLTLDTRCAVLVCPDDVKNTKPDPEPMYLACDTIKVDPAACIYIGDHHRDIAAGKAAGMTTVIAKFGYLSKDDLASLDTWGADAIIETPDELREWVLGQI from the coding sequence ATGAAAAAACTGCAAGCGGTCTTATTTGACCTAGATGGTACGCTGATTGATACCGCCCCTGATTTTATTCGTATTATCAAGGACTTATGCCGTGAAGATGGGCGAGAAGCTCCATCGGATGCTGCCATTCGTGAGCAGGTATCGGCAGGTGCGCGTGCGATGGTGAAGCTGATTTTCGGTGAGAAATTTGCTGATGTGGCGGATGATGATCCTGAATTATTGAACTATCGCCAAGTGTTTTTGGATCGGTATCAGGCGGATATTTGTGTTGATAGCCAAGTGTTTGCAGGGCTTGATCAGCTTCTGATCAGTCTTGAAAATCAAGGCGTGCCGTGGGGTATCGTGACCAATAAGCCGCGCTATTTGGCAGAAGAATTACTTGCCAAACTTACCCTAGATACACGCTGTGCGGTGTTGGTCTGCCCTGATGATGTCAAAAATACCAAACCTGATCCTGAGCCGATGTACCTAGCTTGCGACACTATCAAGGTCGATCCAGCGGCGTGTATCTATATTGGTGATCATCATCGCGACATCGCAGCAGGCAAGGCGGCAGGCATGACGACGGTGATTGCCAAGTTTGGTTATTTATCCAAAGACGATTTGGCAAGCCTAGATACTTGGGGTGCCGATGCCATCATCGAGACCCCTGATGAGCTGCGTGAGTGGGTGCTTGGGCAGATTTAA
- the ubiG gene encoding bifunctional 2-polyprenyl-6-hydroxyphenol methylase/3-demethylubiquinol 3-O-methyltransferase UbiG, which produces MTHAHNADFDEIGKFTKLADEWWNRTGAFKSLHDINPLRLNWIEDRTAEHLGSSLSGKTVLDIGCGGGILAHSMAVRGASVLGIDLGDENLKAAAIHADKTGMSEQVQFRCVPAEVLASDEAEQYDVVTCMEMLEHVPDPSAIVQACFDLTKPGGVCVMSTINRNPKSYLFAIVGAEYVLNLVDKGTHDYHKFITPAELDQMALRAGFRRFDMTGLHYNPITKHYWLSNRNVDVNYMMAFVKPSE; this is translated from the coding sequence ATGACACACGCGCACAATGCTGATTTTGATGAGATTGGCAAATTCACCAAGCTGGCTGATGAATGGTGGAATCGTACAGGGGCGTTCAAGTCTTTGCACGACATCAATCCGTTGCGCCTAAACTGGATCGAAGATCGCACGGCTGAGCATTTGGGTTCGTCATTATCAGGCAAAACGGTGCTGGACATCGGCTGTGGCGGTGGTATTTTGGCGCATTCGATGGCGGTGCGTGGCGCAAGCGTGCTAGGCATTGATCTGGGTGATGAGAACCTAAAAGCCGCTGCCATCCATGCCGATAAAACAGGCATGAGCGAGCAGGTGCAGTTTCGCTGTGTGCCGGCTGAAGTCTTGGCAAGCGATGAGGCTGAACAATATGATGTGGTGACCTGCATGGAAATGCTTGAGCACGTGCCTGATCCATCGGCGATCGTGCAGGCGTGTTTTGATTTGACCAAGCCTGGTGGTGTGTGCGTGATGAGTACCATCAATCGCAACCCAAAATCCTATCTGTTCGCCATCGTCGGTGCCGAGTATGTACTCAATCTGGTCGATAAAGGCACGCACGATTATCATAAATTCATCACGCCAGCAGAGCTTGACCAGATGGCACTGCGAGCAGGTTTTCGCCGATTTGACATGACAGGCTTACACTACAACCCCATCACCAAGCACTACTGGCTGTCCAATCGCAATGTCGATGTGAACTACATGATGGCATTTGTTAAGCCAAGCGAGTAA
- a CDS encoding thiol:disulfide interchange protein DsbA/DsbL: MKFALKTTLLATAVGLATLSHANFVEGKDYQVLSNPENIAGDVIVVREFFWYGCPHCYNLEPHMQKWAKTRAKDVAFFQTPAAMNSQWEVAARGFYAAQQLGAQEKTHQALFDTVHKEGKRQVIGTQDNLANWYASQGVDKAKFNSLYNSFAVTTKIERAKAGAMRYQLTGVPAVVVQGKYVVSGEDAKVPQVVDFLVNKVREEKK, from the coding sequence ATGAAATTTGCACTAAAAACAACATTACTTGCGACCGCTGTTGGTCTTGCGACACTTAGCCACGCCAACTTTGTTGAAGGCAAGGATTATCAAGTGTTGTCAAATCCAGAAAATATCGCTGGCGATGTCATCGTCGTGCGTGAGTTTTTTTGGTATGGCTGCCCACACTGCTACAACCTAGAACCACATATGCAAAAATGGGCGAAAACGCGCGCCAAAGATGTGGCATTTTTCCAAACCCCAGCAGCGATGAACTCGCAATGGGAAGTGGCAGCGCGCGGTTTTTATGCTGCTCAGCAATTGGGCGCGCAAGAAAAGACCCATCAGGCTTTGTTTGACACTGTGCATAAAGAAGGCAAGCGCCAAGTGATCGGCACACAAGACAATCTTGCCAACTGGTATGCATCTCAAGGTGTAGATAAGGCGAAATTTAACAGCCTATACAACTCATTCGCCGTCACCACGAAAATCGAGCGCGCCAAAGCAGGTGCGATGCGCTATCAGCTGACTGGCGTGCCAGCGGTCGTCGTCCAAGGTAAATATGTGGTCTCGGGTGAAGATGCCAAAGTACCGCAAGTGGTTGATTTTCTAGTCAATAAAGTGCGTGAAGAGAAGAAGTAA